A single Anopheles arabiensis isolate DONGOLA chromosome 2, AaraD3, whole genome shotgun sequence DNA region contains:
- the LOC120905192 gene encoding uncharacterized protein LOC120905192: MERYLRFYIKFQGYMIGGFTLLLSILMTLVIFESNDPYYPMEFYYNYRFMGTTALVLGIFWFIAGVTFMYGVHYEIKQCLLPFALLYLVDLALLAIRDIVMIWHDRRWYTMVFVNIPTLLAVLYITCYLFMTLVALGRLFSTDPKPQTGDNFVRFSNGIANPVALAEEEEAALVAE; this comes from the exons atggagcgctacctacgGTTTTACATAAAATTCCAAGGATACATGATCGGCGGGTttacgctgctgctgtccatACTGATGACGCTGGTGATTTTCGAATCGAACGATCCGTACTATCCGATGGAGTTTT ATTATAACTACCGCTTCATGGGCACGACGGCACTGGTGCTGGGCATATTCTGGTTCATCGCTGGCGTTACCTTTATGTACGGAGTGCACTATGAGATCAAGCAGTGTCTGCTGCCGTTCGCGCTGCTCTATCTGGTGGATTTGGCGTTGCTAGCCATCCGGGATATCGTGATGATATGGCACGATCGACGCTGGTACACGATGGTGTTTGTGAACATTCCCACGCTGCTGGCCGTGCTGT ACATTACTTGCTATCTGTTCATGACGCTGGTCGCGCTGGGCCGGCTGTTCAGCACCGATCCGAAACCACAAACGGGTGACAATTTTGTACGGTTCAGCAACGGCATCGCCAATCCGGTTGCACTcgccgaggaggaggaggcggcaCTCGTGGCGGAATAG